From the genome of Brachyhypopomus gauderio isolate BG-103 chromosome 20, BGAUD_0.2, whole genome shotgun sequence, one region includes:
- the pdxkb gene encoding pyridoxal (pyridoxine, vitamin B6) kinase b translates to MLHVLQFSVWLLKLPSRIPIWKQREQVGCSPCGSQASKARCIRATCMERSNNFTHEMECRVLSIQSHVVRGYVGNKSASFPLQVMGFEVDSINSVQFSNHTGYAHWKGQVLTADELHVLYEGIKLNNVNHYDYVLTGYTRDTSFLEMVVDIVQELKRANPNLVYVCDPVLGDHGSMYVPQNLYPVYKEKVVPVADIITPNQFEAELLTGKNISTEKDAVEVMDLLHNMGPDTVVITSSDLPSRLGDRFLVSLGSQRIVRPDGTFSTQRIRIEVPKVDAVFVGTGDLFAAMLLAWTHHYPTDLKTACEKTFSVMHHVIQRTISYAHEMAGPGRRPSPPQLELRMVQSKADIEDPAIVMEATVL, encoded by the exons ATGTTGCATGTTCTTCAGTTCAGCGTGTGGCTCCTTAAACTGCCATCACGGATCCCGATCTGGAAGCAGAGAGAGCAGGTCGGCTGTTCCCCGTGCGGCTCTCAAGCCTCTAAAGCGCGTTGCATCCGCGCGACGTGCATGGAGCGATCAAACAACTTTACGCACGAGATGGAGTGCCGAGTGCTGTCGATCCAGAGTCATGTAGTCCGGGGCTACGTGGGGAATAAATCGGCATCGTTTCCCTTACAG GTGATGGGCTTTGAAGTGGATTCTATCAACTCCGTACAGTTCTCCAATCATACAG GCTATGCGCACTGGAAGGGCCAGGTGCTGACCGCAGATGAGCTCCACGTGTTGTATGAAGGGATCAAACTCAACAACGTCAACCACTACGACTACGTCCTCACAG GTTACACCAGGGACACATCCTTTCTGGAGATGGTGGTCGACATCGTACAGGAGCTGAAGAGGGCCAATCCTAATCTGGTGTATG TGTGTGACCCTGTCCTGGGGGATCATGGTTCCATG TATGTGCCTCAGAATCTGTATCCGGTCTACAAGGAAAAAGTGGTGCCAGTAGCGGACATCATTACCCCTAACCAGTTTGAGGCTGA GCTACTGACGGGGAAGAATATCAGCACAGAGAAAGATGCAGTGGAG gTGATGGACCTGCTCCATAACATGGGTCCAGATACAGTGGTCATCACCAGCTCTGATCTGCCCTCGCGTCTCGGAGACCGCTTCCTGGTGTCTCTCGGAAGCCAACGCATCG TGAGGCCCGATGGTACGTTCTCAACGCAGCGCATCCGGATAGAGGTGCCCAAGGTGGACGCTGTGTTTGTGGGCACAGGGGACCTGTTCGCCGCCATGCTGCTGGCCTGGACTCACCACTACCCCACTGACCTCAAG ACGGCGTGTGAGAAGACCTTCTCCGTCATGCATCACGTCATTCAGAGGACCATCTCCTACGCTCACG AGATGGCCGGTCCAGGAAGAAGGCCCAGTCCGCCCCAACTGGAGCTGCGAATGGTTCAGAGCAAAGCGGACATTGAGGATCCGGCCATCGTCATGGAAGCCACTGTTCTATAG
- the tmprss3b gene encoding transmembrane protease serine 3 isoform X1 translates to MAKPPTEKEESESGHFEMETESEEDLPKVETPAVFTVSPFSSLQGFSLPQDVIPSVQDPHVPPALPSEAFAPLPNYKRHTLHTPHSRRVSIVKVQPFTHEEDLSNAKSLCWPYIPRRLIAILVILCVLIAVTVVVGIGLGVGLSCSGKFHCVSSPQCISTSALCDGVKDCSQGEDELNCVRVSGRHSVLQLCSGGVWRSVCWKNWTPTLGFSFCTQLGYNSYVNSSSIPLSSVESAFQETVTLDLNLRTPQPVIKTHSNFSLRNVNCISGLVTVLKCIVCGTRPGLRARIVGGNLSTSEQFPWQASLQYQNQYLCGGTLITNQWIVTAAHCVYGFANPSLWSVRVGISEQPVSGAGDLAVATILYHGMYHLESVQYDIALVKLARPLTFNGQVQPICLPNYGEDFRPGSMCWVSGWGATKSGGEVSASLQSATVSLLSTTQCGRQDLSPWSVCAGSLKGGANTCQGDSGSPLAYEDSVWKLVGVASWTRGCESQPGIYTSVIHALPWLQQNMEQKEDVIYNTNKGGMTLSFS, encoded by the exons ATGGCGAAG cCCCCCACTGAGAAAGAGGAGTCAGAATCGGGGCACTTCGAGATGGAGACGGAGAGTGAGGAAGACCTCCCCAAGGTGGAGACCCCCGCGGTCTTCACAGTGAGCCCCTTCAGCAGTCTTCAGGGCTTCAGTCTGCCCCAGGACGTTATTCCCAGTGTCCAGGACCCCCATGTGCCTCCCGCGCTCCCTTCCGAGGCGTTCGCTCCGCTCCCCAACTACAAGAggcacaccctgcacacaccacacagtcgCAGGGTGTCCATCGTCAAAGTACAGCCCTTCACCCATG AAGAAGACCTATCCAATGCTAAGTCCCTGTGTTGGCCGTACATTCCGCGTCGTTTGATAGCAATTCTCGTCATCTTATGTGTGTTAATAgcagtgactgtggtggtaggGATTGGTCTTGgag TGGGTCTAAGTTGTTCTGGAAAGTTCCACTGTGTGTCTTCACCTCAATGTATCAGTACATCTGCCCTTTGCGATGGAGTCAAAGACTGTAGCCAAGGCGAGGATGAACTCAACTGTG TGCGTGTGAGTGGGAGGCACTCTGTTCTACAGCTGTGCAGTGGGGGcgtgtggaggtctgtgtgttggAAGAACTGGACCCCTACCCTGGGTTTCTCTTTCTGCACCCAGCTCGGCTACAACAG CTATGTGAATTCCAGTTCaattcctctgtcctctgtcgaGTCAGCCTTCCAGGAGACAGTGACCCTTGACCTCAACCTTCGCACCCCTCAGCCAGTCATCAAAACACACAGTAACTTCTCCCTCAG GAATGTTAATTGCATATCCGGCCTGGTGACGGTACTTAAATGCATAG TGTGTGGTACTAGGCCAGGTCTCAGGGCCAGGATTGTTGGAGGGAACTTGTCCACATCGGAACAGTTTCCCTGGCAGGCCAGCCTGCAGTACCAGAACCAGTACCTCTGTGGAGGGACACTGATAACCAACCAGTGGATAGTCACTGCTGCACACTGTGTATATGG TTTCGCTAACCCATCCTTGTGGTCAGTGCGTGTGGGCATCTCTGAGCAGCCCGTGAGCGGAGCGGGAGATCTCGCCGTGGCGACGATACTCTACCATGGCATGTACCACCTCGAGAGTGTCCAGTACGATATCGCTCTCGTCAAGCTAGCGCGGCCGCTCACGTTCAACG GTCAGGTGCAGCCTATCTGTTTGCCTAACTATGGCGAAGACTTCAGGCCTGGATCCATGTGCTGGGTATCAGGCTGGGGAGCTACAAAGAGTGGGG gagaggtgAGTGCATCTCTCCAGTCGGCCACcgtttctctcctctccactaCACAGTGTGGTAGGCAGGACCTTTCACCCTGGAGCGTCTGTGCCGGGTCCCTGAAGGGAGGGGCCAACACATGCCAG GGCGACAGCGGCAGTCCTCTGGCCTATGAAGACTCTGTGTGGAAGCTGGTGGGCGTGGCTAGCTGGACACGGGGCTGCGAGAGTCAACCTGGGATTTACACCAGCGTCATTCACGCGTTACCGTGGCTACAGCAGAATATGGAG CAGAAAGAAGATGTTATCTACAACACCAACAAAGGTGGGATGACTCTGTCATTTTCATAA
- the tmprss3b gene encoding transmembrane protease serine 3 isoform X3 produces MAKPPTEKEESESGHFEMETESEEDLPKVETPAVFTVSPFSSLQGFSLPQDVIPSVQDPHVPPALPSEAFAPLPNYKRHTLHTPHSRRVSIVKVQPFTHEEDLSNAKSLCWPYIPRRLIAILVILCVLIAVTVVVGIGLGVGLSCSGKFHCVSSPQCISTSALCDGVKDCSQGEDELNCVRVSGRHSVLQLCSGGVWRSVCWKNWTPTLGFSFCTQLGYNSYVNSSSIPLSSVESAFQETVTLDLNLRTPQPVIKTHSNFSLRNVNCISGLVTVLKCIVCGTRPGLRARIVGGNLSTSEQFPWQASLQYQNQYLCGGTLITNQWIVTAAHCVYGFANPSLWSVRVGISEQPVSGAGDLAVATILYHGMYHLESVQYDIALVKLARPLTFNGQVQPICLPNYGEDFRPGSMCWVSGWGATKSGGEVSASLQSATVSLLSTTQCGRQDLSPWSVCAGSLKGGANTCQGDSGSPLAYEDSVWKLVGVASWTRGCESQPGIYTSVIHALPWLQQNMEQKEDVIYNTNKD; encoded by the exons ATGGCGAAG cCCCCCACTGAGAAAGAGGAGTCAGAATCGGGGCACTTCGAGATGGAGACGGAGAGTGAGGAAGACCTCCCCAAGGTGGAGACCCCCGCGGTCTTCACAGTGAGCCCCTTCAGCAGTCTTCAGGGCTTCAGTCTGCCCCAGGACGTTATTCCCAGTGTCCAGGACCCCCATGTGCCTCCCGCGCTCCCTTCCGAGGCGTTCGCTCCGCTCCCCAACTACAAGAggcacaccctgcacacaccacacagtcgCAGGGTGTCCATCGTCAAAGTACAGCCCTTCACCCATG AAGAAGACCTATCCAATGCTAAGTCCCTGTGTTGGCCGTACATTCCGCGTCGTTTGATAGCAATTCTCGTCATCTTATGTGTGTTAATAgcagtgactgtggtggtaggGATTGGTCTTGgag TGGGTCTAAGTTGTTCTGGAAAGTTCCACTGTGTGTCTTCACCTCAATGTATCAGTACATCTGCCCTTTGCGATGGAGTCAAAGACTGTAGCCAAGGCGAGGATGAACTCAACTGTG TGCGTGTGAGTGGGAGGCACTCTGTTCTACAGCTGTGCAGTGGGGGcgtgtggaggtctgtgtgttggAAGAACTGGACCCCTACCCTGGGTTTCTCTTTCTGCACCCAGCTCGGCTACAACAG CTATGTGAATTCCAGTTCaattcctctgtcctctgtcgaGTCAGCCTTCCAGGAGACAGTGACCCTTGACCTCAACCTTCGCACCCCTCAGCCAGTCATCAAAACACACAGTAACTTCTCCCTCAG GAATGTTAATTGCATATCCGGCCTGGTGACGGTACTTAAATGCATAG TGTGTGGTACTAGGCCAGGTCTCAGGGCCAGGATTGTTGGAGGGAACTTGTCCACATCGGAACAGTTTCCCTGGCAGGCCAGCCTGCAGTACCAGAACCAGTACCTCTGTGGAGGGACACTGATAACCAACCAGTGGATAGTCACTGCTGCACACTGTGTATATGG TTTCGCTAACCCATCCTTGTGGTCAGTGCGTGTGGGCATCTCTGAGCAGCCCGTGAGCGGAGCGGGAGATCTCGCCGTGGCGACGATACTCTACCATGGCATGTACCACCTCGAGAGTGTCCAGTACGATATCGCTCTCGTCAAGCTAGCGCGGCCGCTCACGTTCAACG GTCAGGTGCAGCCTATCTGTTTGCCTAACTATGGCGAAGACTTCAGGCCTGGATCCATGTGCTGGGTATCAGGCTGGGGAGCTACAAAGAGTGGGG gagaggtgAGTGCATCTCTCCAGTCGGCCACcgtttctctcctctccactaCACAGTGTGGTAGGCAGGACCTTTCACCCTGGAGCGTCTGTGCCGGGTCCCTGAAGGGAGGGGCCAACACATGCCAG GGCGACAGCGGCAGTCCTCTGGCCTATGAAGACTCTGTGTGGAAGCTGGTGGGCGTGGCTAGCTGGACACGGGGCTGCGAGAGTCAACCTGGGATTTACACCAGCGTCATTCACGCGTTACCGTGGCTACAGCAGAATATGGAG CAGAAAGAAGATGTTATCTACAACACCAACAAAG ATTAG
- the tmprss3b gene encoding transmembrane protease serine 3 isoform X2, producing the protein MAKPPTEKEESESGHFEMETESEEDLPKVETPAVFTVSPFSSLQGFSLPQDVIPSVQDPHVPPALPSEAFAPLPNYKRHTLHTPHSRRVSIVKVQPFTHEEDLSNAKSLCWPYIPRRLIAILVILCVLIAVTVVVGIGLGVGLSCSGKFHCVSSPQCISTSALCDGVKDCSQGEDELNCVRVSGRHSVLQLCSGGVWRSVCWKNWTPTLGFSFCTQLGYNSYVNSSSIPLSSVESAFQETVTLDLNLRTPQPVIKTHSNFSLRNVNCISGLVTVLKCIVCGTRPGLRARIVGGNLSTSEQFPWQASLQYQNQYLCGGTLITNQWIVTAAHCVYGFANPSLWSVRVGISEQPVSGAGDLAVATILYHGMYHLESVQYDIALVKLARPLTFNGQVQPICLPNYGEDFRPGSMCWVSGWGATKSGGEVSASLQSATVSLLSTTQCGRQDLSPWSVCAGSLKGGANTCQGDSGSPLAYEDSVWKLVGVASWTRGCESQPGIYTSVIHALPWLQQNMEKEDVIYNTNKGGMTLSFS; encoded by the exons ATGGCGAAG cCCCCCACTGAGAAAGAGGAGTCAGAATCGGGGCACTTCGAGATGGAGACGGAGAGTGAGGAAGACCTCCCCAAGGTGGAGACCCCCGCGGTCTTCACAGTGAGCCCCTTCAGCAGTCTTCAGGGCTTCAGTCTGCCCCAGGACGTTATTCCCAGTGTCCAGGACCCCCATGTGCCTCCCGCGCTCCCTTCCGAGGCGTTCGCTCCGCTCCCCAACTACAAGAggcacaccctgcacacaccacacagtcgCAGGGTGTCCATCGTCAAAGTACAGCCCTTCACCCATG AAGAAGACCTATCCAATGCTAAGTCCCTGTGTTGGCCGTACATTCCGCGTCGTTTGATAGCAATTCTCGTCATCTTATGTGTGTTAATAgcagtgactgtggtggtaggGATTGGTCTTGgag TGGGTCTAAGTTGTTCTGGAAAGTTCCACTGTGTGTCTTCACCTCAATGTATCAGTACATCTGCCCTTTGCGATGGAGTCAAAGACTGTAGCCAAGGCGAGGATGAACTCAACTGTG TGCGTGTGAGTGGGAGGCACTCTGTTCTACAGCTGTGCAGTGGGGGcgtgtggaggtctgtgtgttggAAGAACTGGACCCCTACCCTGGGTTTCTCTTTCTGCACCCAGCTCGGCTACAACAG CTATGTGAATTCCAGTTCaattcctctgtcctctgtcgaGTCAGCCTTCCAGGAGACAGTGACCCTTGACCTCAACCTTCGCACCCCTCAGCCAGTCATCAAAACACACAGTAACTTCTCCCTCAG GAATGTTAATTGCATATCCGGCCTGGTGACGGTACTTAAATGCATAG TGTGTGGTACTAGGCCAGGTCTCAGGGCCAGGATTGTTGGAGGGAACTTGTCCACATCGGAACAGTTTCCCTGGCAGGCCAGCCTGCAGTACCAGAACCAGTACCTCTGTGGAGGGACACTGATAACCAACCAGTGGATAGTCACTGCTGCACACTGTGTATATGG TTTCGCTAACCCATCCTTGTGGTCAGTGCGTGTGGGCATCTCTGAGCAGCCCGTGAGCGGAGCGGGAGATCTCGCCGTGGCGACGATACTCTACCATGGCATGTACCACCTCGAGAGTGTCCAGTACGATATCGCTCTCGTCAAGCTAGCGCGGCCGCTCACGTTCAACG GTCAGGTGCAGCCTATCTGTTTGCCTAACTATGGCGAAGACTTCAGGCCTGGATCCATGTGCTGGGTATCAGGCTGGGGAGCTACAAAGAGTGGGG gagaggtgAGTGCATCTCTCCAGTCGGCCACcgtttctctcctctccactaCACAGTGTGGTAGGCAGGACCTTTCACCCTGGAGCGTCTGTGCCGGGTCCCTGAAGGGAGGGGCCAACACATGCCAG GGCGACAGCGGCAGTCCTCTGGCCTATGAAGACTCTGTGTGGAAGCTGGTGGGCGTGGCTAGCTGGACACGGGGCTGCGAGAGTCAACCTGGGATTTACACCAGCGTCATTCACGCGTTACCGTGGCTACAGCAGAATATGGAG AAAGAAGATGTTATCTACAACACCAACAAAGGTGGGATGACTCTGTCATTTTCATAA